A DNA window from Aminivibrio sp. contains the following coding sequences:
- a CDS encoding TAXI family TRAP transporter solute-binding subunit: protein MKKRVLVLSALALIFALSGSAFAVQTVTPDQLRFLAGPPGGNWFALGGALADLWTSKLIPTTSITGGAVANIINVHNAKGELGFSNTSMVAVGQKASDAPFKETTDNAVIMANLYTQYTYFIARKDFAEKHGIKSLDDLIAKKIPTRFATLKTGTGSEFIVNGIFKAGFGIADYRKELKDWGGSVEYASYSGGADLLADNHLDVFAFSVGKVASIVMQIESQTDIVLLGMEQATLDKVGEAYGTVTFTVDPGIYKSVTEQTPTVRVVGDYTCIVVRGDLDEQLVYDLCKVMHENQEILSKAVVDINELTPATAIPGGAVKSHPGAVRYWNEVSKK, encoded by the coding sequence ATGAAAAAGCGCGTTCTCGTTCTTTCAGCTCTTGCGCTCATTTTCGCCCTGAGCGGTTCAGCCTTTGCCGTCCAGACCGTCACGCCGGACCAGCTCCGCTTCCTGGCGGGCCCTCCGGGCGGTAACTGGTTCGCCCTCGGCGGAGCCCTCGCCGACCTCTGGACCTCCAAGCTGATCCCCACCACCAGCATCACCGGCGGCGCCGTGGCCAACATCATCAATGTCCATAACGCCAAGGGCGAGCTCGGATTCTCCAACACTTCCATGGTCGCCGTGGGACAGAAGGCGAGCGACGCTCCCTTCAAGGAAACTACCGACAACGCCGTCATCATGGCCAACCTCTACACCCAGTACACCTACTTCATCGCACGGAAGGACTTCGCGGAGAAGCACGGCATCAAGTCCCTCGACGACCTCATCGCAAAGAAGATTCCCACCCGGTTCGCAACCCTCAAGACGGGCACAGGTTCCGAGTTCATCGTGAACGGCATCTTCAAGGCCGGCTTCGGTATCGCCGACTACAGGAAGGAATTGAAGGACTGGGGCGGTTCCGTGGAATACGCCTCTTATTCCGGCGGCGCAGACCTTCTGGCGGACAACCACCTGGACGTCTTCGCCTTCTCCGTGGGCAAAGTCGCTTCCATCGTGATGCAGATCGAGAGCCAGACGGACATAGTCCTTCTGGGCATGGAGCAGGCTACCCTCGATAAAGTCGGCGAGGCCTACGGCACTGTCACCTTCACGGTGGATCCCGGAATCTACAAGTCCGTGACCGAGCAGACTCCCACCGTGAGAGTCGTGGGCGACTACACCTGCATCGTGGTCCGCGGCGACCTCGACGAGCAGCTTGTCTACGACCTGTGCAAGGTGATGCACGAGAACCAGGAGATTCTCTCCAAGGCAGTGGTGGACATCAACGAACTTACCCCCGCCACGGCGATCCCAGGCGGAGCCGTCAAAAGCCACCCCGGCGCCGTCCGCTACTGGAACGAAGTCTCCAAGAAATAG